The following coding sequences are from one Rhodopirellula islandica window:
- a CDS encoding HlyD family secretion protein gives MSKRLLLSFLMVAAGVGGWAWWRTERAEQISQALPAEIVQGNGRIEAVQVDVAAKYAGRVSEITVHEGDMVKPGQTLVKIDTAELRATMAKAKAQRAEAVESLAEAEAEIVRYESELLLADRNLQRTAKLMAQNAASQEEYDTRKSQLDSGKAILKVAEAHHRTSQRAIEAVDAEIERIQTQLDDFTLRSTVDGRVLYRLAEEGEVVSAGGKVLTLLDLSDIYMEIFLPSEYTSQLSIHADARIALDFAPQYTIPATVSFVSPEAQFTPKQVETMKERDKLMFRVKVQIPRELVKKHIEKVKTGVRGVAYVKLDPDVPWPERLNQRFPQAIEFDRESLEDAKSDEATANAS, from the coding sequence AACAAATCTCTCAGGCTTTGCCTGCGGAAATCGTGCAGGGCAATGGCCGCATCGAAGCGGTCCAGGTGGATGTTGCGGCCAAGTACGCTGGCCGCGTGTCTGAGATCACCGTTCACGAAGGTGACATGGTCAAGCCAGGTCAAACGCTTGTCAAGATCGACACGGCTGAACTGCGAGCCACGATGGCCAAAGCGAAAGCACAACGAGCCGAAGCCGTCGAATCACTCGCAGAAGCCGAAGCTGAAATCGTCCGCTACGAAAGCGAACTGCTGCTAGCTGACCGAAACTTGCAACGCACGGCCAAATTGATGGCTCAAAACGCAGCATCGCAAGAAGAGTACGACACACGAAAAAGCCAGCTTGATTCGGGCAAAGCCATTTTGAAGGTCGCGGAAGCACATCACCGCACGTCGCAACGAGCCATCGAGGCGGTCGATGCTGAAATCGAACGCATTCAAACCCAACTTGACGACTTCACCCTGCGTTCGACCGTCGATGGCCGTGTGCTCTACCGCCTTGCAGAGGAGGGCGAGGTTGTCTCGGCAGGCGGCAAGGTGCTGACTCTGCTCGACCTGAGCGACATCTACATGGAAATCTTCTTGCCGTCCGAGTACACGTCTCAACTCTCGATTCACGCCGACGCTCGCATCGCACTCGACTTTGCACCGCAGTACACCATCCCGGCGACCGTGAGCTTCGTTTCCCCTGAAGCCCAATTCACGCCCAAACAAGTCGAAACGATGAAGGAACGCGACAAATTGATGTTTCGCGTGAAGGTTCAAATCCCCCGTGAACTTGTGAAAAAGCACATTGAGAAGGTGAAGACCGGAGTCCGAGGCGTGGCCTATGTGAAGTTGGATCCCGATGTTCCTTGGCCAGAACGTTTGAATCAACGATTTCCGCAAGCCATCGAGTTCGACAGAGAATCGTTGGAAGATGCGAAGTCTGACGAAGCAACTGCGAACGCCTCATGA